The DNA sequence agaaacaaaaagcaaacCGTGTAAAAGCAAAGCACACACTGGTATGTTTGGTATGGTATGGCCTTGGCCCACTGTGCCCACAAAAAGACAGTATGAGTTCAACAAGGACAAGTGTCAgtatcaaagaaataaatacagttgtATAAATCGAGCAGGTAGAATCACATCTTGGCGTAGGGATGTTCAGATGTTAGCAGTCTATAAGAGACTTCAGTGTGGAGGCAGATGTTTCCAGTCTTCCTCAAATCACACTGATGTTTCTCCATTAGATCCCACTGAAATAAATAGAAGATCGACATGACACAAAGTAAACTATTGTTTTTGACATGGCATACCTAAACATTCctgaaaacaattataaatcTAAATACCTTAATAACATCTGCTGTGAGTAGATCTGAAGAACCTAAAATGGCAGTAAAATAAGAACAGTGAGAAAATAATGCAGGTCTGAACACGGGAACTACTGATAGATGTTAGCTCCTAACTTATACACTGGTGAAGTCATAGGCTAATGGCACAGTTTACTCAATCCGATGACATCTGTTTTTACAACAttaaatagaattagaataatTGTACATTAATAAGTGAAGCAAAACAATTGTGATTATTTCTGAGAACTCTTTCTCTGCAGGCAGACAAAAGCACACATAATGGTACAGCACATCCTTTATTTTATCActtattttcttaaagaaaaaaaattattttataaaggatacaagaatattttattaaagaatgaGAAGAAATTGTCCCTCATTATCAATTTCTGAAGTTATTTGGCATCCCTACTAATGACATAATTTTGATCATcctgacaggttttttttacctcactggagaaaaaaagtaattgttggAGATATGGCAagcaaaaattattaataataaaaataaatattacatattaataatagaaaGCACAAAGGTGGCccgaaataaataaacaaataaataaatattccaaaTTGGGCCGTCTAAGGGATTAAACTTCAGGGCTGAAAATGACTCCCACTCCAGCTGTAATGACATGtaacatatttcatttcaaaacacaatGGAAATGAACGGCAAATGAGATACCTGAGGTCTGAGCTGAACAGTAGCAGTAAACACAGATGGAGGACAGGAGTGAGGAGAGGAGAACACACACCGGACACACACTGAACAACAGCATCCAGCAGAGCACACAGTCAGGAGGTGCAGAGCCTTCAGAACAGGAagtcaataaatacaaatgctaataatgattaaaaaaacagtttgtcttGCTTCTCCAGTAAAGTTTAAgaattataaaagcaataataatgactaacatttagcttttttcttaCTTTCCAGAGAAAGACGAGTTGTTTGGTTTCCATAATAGTACACTTTAGATGAGGAGATGATGCCTTTATTATCTTCATTTACCTTATTCTCTACTTCCGCACAGTAGTACAGTCCCAGATCAGAGACGGTGACATTAGTAATATGTAGATCAAGAGAATTATTATAGGGGTTGTGGATGAAACTGAATCGCTGAAAGGCCTCCAGGTCCCATTGTCTTGAATCTATTATGAAAGTGGGTTGATTTTCGTGAGAGCAGTTTCTTATCCATACAATGAATGAACCAAGACTTAGAGAGCGATCACAGAAGAGAGTGATGTTTTCTCCTGGTCTGACTTTCATCTCCACTTCTTCTCCAAAACTGCTTTTCTGATAAAACAGGAAAACtgcaaaagcacaaaataactTAATGTAGCACGATCATACCAAAATATTCACAGTagagacattttcatttagctgaagaagtatattttttcttacacatGAGCGTGATGAGAAGTCTCGTCCTCTCCATCTCAGCGAGTGATCGTGAGTGTGGCGCTGACAGAGACTGTGCTGAGGGTCTTAATGCAGACGTCATCTGATTGGTTCACGCTAATGGAAAGTTTTACCCAAAAGCGCTCTGTGTCATGAAGGGTTGGTAAATTGAGTTGTTGTTTGGAAATACAAAGAGCGTCAGAGTTTTTAACCAATTACCAGTTACCTTATGCTcgttttttttatctgataGATATGTTTAACTATAGAATTGATTCACACATGGAGATAAAGCATCCTCATTTGAGACATTTTGGTGTTTACAAATTCAATAGGTGATTCGTGCTCCTCATGAATCATAAGTcttttaaaatcaaactttACATATAAAAGTTTCTAAACATATCAAACATGTAATATGACATCTAAACATGTCAAAACAGAAACCCACAACTCTTTCAAGCAGACTACTTACACTCACTTCACATCTCTAGTCACCAGGTCACCGAGCACAAATGTTTCCGTTAGCCTTTGTGTGGcttagtgttttattaaaagtatttgcATGAGAGAAGTACTTGCTCAGACTAGTTAATAATGCTCTATACTGTGATTAAAGTGACTGATGGATGAAATTAGACTTTAAAAAATGAGATCttaatttttacagcatttttacagcGTGTTACTGTTATACTAACTTGGAATTTAACTCTGCTCCAATTGCTtcaaacaaagtttaaaatacTAGTATTTGTATTGTGTTAGTATGTGAACTTACAGTCTCTGagaaaaaataattcagtatGAATCAGAAAACATGCCTTTAACTCAAATCATTgggttttttgggggtttttgtgtttttgcttgtttgtttaaaaataatttttactgtaaggGGGGGTCTTATCTTACacctttaaccctttaaaaccCACAGCAAAATTgtcagttttaaatgaatactttatATGTGCACACTACAGCGTGTTAAAGTAACACTAAGTCGGTGCATAAGGTAATGAGATAATTCTGTGATCAATTAAGAGATGATTGAGCATTAGTCACGAACAGCTGTTGTTAAAAAACAGAATCACTGAAtgaaagagaaacacaagaaaTACAACTGCCTTCAGACACAGATGAAATCAgttgaaataaataagacattaaATATCTCAAGATCTTATTAAAAATCTCCTATCAGCATTACCAGCGTCACACATTACTAACCAGACTGATGTTATTTCTGTTGGTCTGATATTGATATTGTCGTCTCTTCTCTTAAAGGCACACTAGAACAAGCAGGTATTACAcatgattattaaaaacacattactgaccatttaaaaacaaaaaaagctcaaCAGTGCTATGAAACAGCTTATTTCATATTCtagtttgaatatatttcgATGTTCTCTTTTGTCACACTTCTGACGCGACTAGTTCAGAGCAACTACATTTCTTACAGTGGTGCAGTTTAAGAcaactttttaatttgaattcacATTAAAACAAGAGCAGTGAATTACTGTGACATTAGCACCATTCTGCTTTTCGTTCACTCATTTGTTGACCCAGTAAGCATTGATTTCAGTTCATTCCttaatacagtaaattattgtaaattaatacTCTTCAATTCAGTAAATTCCTGCCAATGTTTAACAGTGtgggattatttatttatttgtttatttatcaatCAAAGGACTAGATGAAGTAGTTCAAATTCTGCATAAAGCACATGACATGCGTCCAAAATCATTTTCCTCACCTGTCTGAGAACAATTTTGCTATAAATAGACTGTAGAGGTGGATAAACCTCCATACCGACCACCTTCATTGCTGTATCCGCCAAGCGGTTCATCTGAGACCTAAGGGTTATCAAACCAGGACGCTATGCCATAACAGACTCAATACAATTCAATCGCATAAACCTCTGTGTGACCCCAAAAAGTCTAAGCCtcataaaaagtacattttttgttgCGCTTTCAGACACCGATAATCTACATGCACTTCTCATGAAAgcttttaatcaataaatagaCGTAACCTAAGATGAAAGTTTTTGCGTTTTCCTTGCTCGTAGTTGCTTTCAGATCACTTTTATGCTTTTACGCTAATAATGACCAAATTATTATACCAAACAAACAGAGGATAAAAGTGGAGTAAAAGTACTGACACATCCCTTGAAATGTACTCAACTAAAACAGTGTTCATAATTCGTTACTTCATCCCTGCATTTTGGCACAACCATGTATATCTgtcttgaaaataataaaatccagTGTGATTAGacataacagaaaatataaaaagcataatGATGGGGAATCAGAAAATGCGACACACATGTGGCACTGAGAGTCAGAAGAAATAACCTGATCTGTCTTTTCTGTCATGTGTTGTCAGTTTTCTTTTGCtctgtgatgtatttttaatagcGTGAGAATGCATGTGTAGTGTGAGAGCTCCATTTATTTGTCAGTCTTGCTAACAGTAAGGAGGGCGGGTCTTTGCAAAACTGTCATCAGCTAGTAACCATAGATACATATGCATAGAccagaactgaactgaactgagagGGTTTGATAGGcagttagtttatttatttatttttaatatttttttttattatcattttactatttaatactaatatcatgtaaaaaatgaaaatccattGCAGTAGATATTGTGGAGATGAGATACTCTAGTTATCACCCACACCTTATTTGCCActcttttaattaaactaaaaccagAGTTACTGCAATAACCTTCTAATAACTCTGTACTCCAGTTTTCTTTGTCAGACTGGTTTTTCTGCATTGCGTGGAATGGATTTCATATTGGAACAGTGAAACTCCATTAGCACCACCTTCtggttcattttaattgtgtttttttttaattaatcatgaAACACAAATATACCCACTTGCACCCTTAAACaatacatgaatatattcttccctttttgtttttttacttatctTTAATATATCTTTTAGGACTTGACTGATGATTTACCAAACCAATTGAATCACATTAATTGATAAgacttattttttgttataactTTTACATAGAAATGTAAGATATTAATCgtataaatataattgaaatgtgtaaaataacaaGCATTTGGACATGTTTTAGACAAAATGATTTGCATTCAGACAGAAGATGGACAATTGTCATTCTTTAGACGTCTGTTATATGCGAGTCTCCAGAtagaaaaagcatattttttacacatatttctTATCTTGTGCTTATTCTTGAACAtcatatgtacatttaaattgtcACATGGTGTACATTGCCAAAGAAATATATGGAAATGTGCCGTCTTGCTTTGTGCTTAACTCTTAGAGATGCAGCAAACGTGACACTTCCTCATCAAGCACAGTCATAAGAAAGGCTTTTGCAAACACTGCATGCATACAAACCAAATTAACCACAAACACACCATATACGCTTTTACACACATCAGCCTATTTCCTTTTCTATATCTCTCACAAGCACACAAGCGCTAAACTGAATGCAAAATATGCAGTTAAGATTCCTCTCTTTTTAACTGAGAATAATGCAAgacccaaaaatacaaatagtgATTGTATAAATCCCTTTTTTAAAATCCcatgctttgaatatttaagtcaaatttgttttgatttcaattttatctgaactgtttttcaaaattaaatgctCACTTAAACAGGTAGACCTAACATGTATCAGTCTGAAGGAAAGTAATAAAAAGAATGTGTATATTACTATTGCCttctttctttatattattaagaCAAATAGACAATAGAATAGACAATAGAATCTGGGCTAATTGTAAAATTGTGTCTGATAAACTCGGTAGTTATTCCGTTTAAGAGAAATATACACACCTTAAACCGAACACCACTTCACACAGGAAACCTACTAGCACATCCTGTTATTCAGATCATCACTGTTTGTCTACAAAGTTTTTgtctacacatttttattaaaggtgAAAATACTGTTGATGCTCTGAATACCAGAGTAATAACTTTACAGGTTTGAATTTttaatctcattaaaaaaaaatcaatgagtGATAATATCCAAGTATGgaataacatatattttacataaaaagtcCTCAAGCTTGTTGTGTTACATGACAAACCTCTGACTTTTCTGTTTTAGGTCTATTCGGTTTGTGTTCTTAACTGAGCGTAAGTGCTGAAGTCAGAGCTCTGCACTTTGTTTCAACTAAACAAATAGAAATCATTGGGAATAAGTGAATGCTTACCTGTAGTATTCTTAGAACAGAGGCAGAACACACACCGGACACACACTGAACAGCAGCGTCCGGCAGAGCACACAGTCTGATACAGGAGGTGCTGTGGAGGTGCTGTTCAggggtcctgaaaaagaagatacttgctcagaataaaacagaaaagtatcaatgaaaatttattttattttaggtaagGGATATATAGAactgaatcactgaaatatCACAAAGCCCCATTGGCTAAAATCTGTTATGAGAGAGGgttgatttttttgttcattaaaagttTCTTATCCATACAATGCTGGAACCAGAAGTTAGTGAACGATCACAGAAGAGAGTGATGTTTTCTCCTGGTCTGACTTTCATCTTCACTTCTTCTGCGaagactgtaaaaatgtaaagcacaaAATAGCACTTCAAATTCTATGATTATGCCTCTCGTGAGTGTCAGTCTTTAAATCAAAATTCacctataaaagttttttgtttgattttagtGAGTTTAATTCAGAACAGGAAACCCACAGGTCTTTCATCCATACGACTTACAAACACTTTTGCAACTTGACATTAAACTAATCTTTTAGTTGATCAGTGGTCGCCaagcacatactgtatgttttcattAACCTTTGTGTGGTTTTGCCTTTTTGGTGAACGTGCACGTATTTTTGCATGGAAGAAGTACTTGCTCAAGTGCTCTATACTGTGGTTAAAATGACACTGAGCTGAAATTAGCTACATTTAATTATGAGACTTTGTAATTTTGCATAACACAAGTGAAGATCAATACATCACGTTCACCTACAAACTATAAAGAAATGTTAGCAAGACTAAGTGGTCTTTATGGGTCAAAAAGGCCAATGTGGGAATAAAAACAACAGGTTGAGGAGTAAAGAACCACGAATATAGTATGCATCTGACAGTTTAGGAAAAACTTTGTTCTGTGCATTCAGCACTGGGAGCTGTCCAGTGTGCTGAATttctactgaaaataaaaccatttccTCAAAAATCAATGTAATCAGAGGTGACaagagaaatatgaaaaattccACCTGACAGACCTTGTTGTTTATGTATACACAAgtcagtaatatatttatttttaggcatGCTagcttgcttatttatttttaattttgttatatattcttgtgtgtgtgtatatatatatatatatatatatatatatatatatatatatatatatatatatatatatatgtatatgtggaAAACTGAGGTAATTAATATAGagacaatatatttatttgtcagtATTCTATGCAAtattctgtgctgtttttttttttttgtgtgtttaatgtcTGGATGATCAGCTTCTTGATCACCACTCTATCCATGGGCCTTCTCAATTAGTAGCTCTAGAAAGAGACctgtttttttgcaaacttGGCATCTCCATCTCATAAAGTGATTGTGAATAACTGACACTGCTGGGAGTCTCAATGCATACAAAATGTAACTTTGTTTGATAATACTGTAGGTATGATTAGCATCAAATGATTCTGACATAAAAGATTATGTGCTTTACATTTCACATGCAATAAGAAAATCTCTaatctgtctttgttttattgtagaggatcaaaataaaaaactattgcGCAACAGCATCTAAGCATGTCAGATGGAGACAGGAAGCCCGCAGGCCTTGTTTAGACCATTTACAACCTTTTCACATTTGACGCTTTTACACGTTATCAATCCTTCACTTTACATCTCTTGTAGATTACTTATCACCAAGCAAGTGTGTTTCCATTATTCTTTTCTTGATTTCTTGCATGTATTTGCATTGAGGCATATAGCTCACATCAATTCCTGAGTGTGCCAATTAATTGGTTACAATTATTTGACCTTTGGTGACAGATCAGTCTTCCTATGCATTACCATGACTGCCCCCTAAGTAAGCAGCAAGTTTGCAGTAAGTTGTATAAATCGAGCAGGTAGAATCACATCTTGGCGTAGGGATGTTCAGATGTTAGCAGTCTATAAGAGACTTCAGTGTGGAGGCAGATGTTTCCAGTCTTCCTCAAATCACACTGATGTTTCTCCATTAGATCCCACTGAAATAAATAGAAGATAGACATGACACAAACTAAACTATTGTTTTTGACATGGCAAAGCTAAAAAAATTCCTGAAACAAATTATGAATCTAGATACCTGAATAACATCCGCTGCAAATATCTCTGCAAAACCTAAATATGGAAAGTAAAATAAGTACAGTGAGAAAACTATACAGGCCTGAACACAGTTGTTAGATGTCAATACCatccaaacaaataaatactactGTATAATTGTATAGTTTTCCTCATCATTATGTTAGACTATATACAGCATCTATAGTCTGGGCAGATTATTTTGTGACGACTGCCACCAAAACACTGACATCTGCAAATGAAACgagcaaaatcattttataccacaaaacaaaactatatacACAAAACTATCAGCATTCttaggtttaaaaaatattgtactaTACGTGTATCTTTTGTTTGCAGATTTGATTTCTAACAAAAGACTGGCCAGaaacattatgttttatattggaAAAGGTGTTATGGAAATGAACGGCAAATGAGATACCTGAGGTCTGAGCTGAACAGTAGCAGTAAACACAGATGGAGGACAGGAGTGAGGAGAGGAGAACACACACCGGACACACACTGAACAACAGCATCCAGCAGAGCACACAGTCAGGAGGTGCAGAGCCTTCAGAACAGGAAGTCAGTGGCGCAGAACACACTAAACACAGataaataaatttgtgttttaatactGTTCTTCTTGCTTCTCCGATAAAGTTCACTAGAATTACAAAAGCAGTGATGTTTTAATgtctaaaagaaatgttttcttacCTTCCATAGAGAGGCGGGTTATTTGGAAGCCATAATAGTACACTTCTGAAGAAGATATGATGcctttttcatctttatttaccTTATTCTCTACTTCCGCACAGTAGTACAGTCCCAGATCAGAGATGCTGATGTTAGTAATATGTAGACCATGAGAATTATTATAGGGGTTGTGGATGAAACTGAATCGCTGAAAGGCCTCCAGGCCCAATCTAAACCCCTGCCTAAAATCTATTATGAGAGAGGGCTGATTTTCGTGAGAGCAGTTTCTTATCCATACAATGAATGAACCAACACTTAGAGAGCGATCACAGAAGAGAGTGATGTTTTCTCCTGGTCTGACTTTCATCTCCACTTCTTCTCCAAAACTGCTTTTCTGATAAAACAGCAAGACATCTGCAAAAGCCCAAAATGACTTTAAGAAGCACTTCAAATTATGCTTTCATTCCAAAATCTTTATAGTagagacattttcatttagctgaagaacaatgttttttcttacaCATGAGCGTGATGAGAAGTCTCGTCCTCTCCATCTCAGCGAGCGATTGTGAGTGTGACGCTGACACTGGTGAGGGTCTTTTATATGATTGGCTCACATCAATGGAAAATTCTACATTAAATGGTCTGAATGATGAAGGCTTGACAGTAAATTGAGTTTTTAGAGCATTTTTAACCATTCACCAGTTAACTTGTAGACTTGAttagtttgatttgattttgttgtTAAACTCCTCTTTGGTTCAGGAAAACAGAAATACTCAAGATAACTttagtaatttatattttaaatgtgattagtCAGTTCAGGTGTTGCCAAGAGtgttaatgtcttttaaatcaaagtttgcctataaatcatttttatgccTAGTTTTGTCTAattgtaatggttttaattcAACATCTAAACATGTCAAAACAGGAAACCCACAAGTCTTTTATTCATACCCGCTTATCAGATCACATCTTATCGCTCACTTCACATCTCGTAGCTGATCACTGGTCAGCATGCACAAATGTTTCCATTAGCCTTCatgtggtttttttgtttttgcaaaagtGCACATCTATGCACAATaaatgcttgataaacaaaaaatcCAGCTAATGTTCTATATTGTAGTTAAACGAACACGGACCACTGCATCATAACCGTCCCACTATGAAAACCTTTAATAActatattattttgataataactaaaaataatattttttgaagtaAGATGCATAAACATGTGAGAAAAGCAAACTGAGGCAATTAGCATGAAAGACAAAAAGTGTTTGAAAGTGTTCACGTCGAATAAACAGTGGAGTTTCTTTGCCCCAGTGTTTCTGttttcacttcctgtttctttAGTCTGTTTGTTAGTTGCCTTGGTTACCCTTGTGTGTATCACACCCCCTTTTTACCTTATTAGCCTGTTTTTCTAAGCTGTGACAGTTACTGTTTTGTGTAGAAAGTGGTCtacctgtttt is a window from the Puntigrus tetrazona isolate hp1 chromosome 1, ASM1883169v1, whole genome shotgun sequence genome containing:
- the LOC122330473 gene encoding uncharacterized protein LOC122330473 isoform X1 yields the protein MERTRLLITLMFFLFYQKSSFGEEVEMKVRPGENITLFCDRSLSLGSFIVWIRNCSHENQPTFIIDSRQWDLEAFQRFSFIHNPYNNSLDLHITNVTVSDLGLYYCAEVENKVNEDNKGIISSSKVYYYGNQTTRLSLESKKKAKCSAPPDCVLCWMLLFSVCPVCVLLSSLLSSICVYCYCSAQTSGSSDLLTADVIKWDLMEKHQCDLRKTGNICLHTEVSYRLLTSEHPYAKM
- the LOC122330473 gene encoding uncharacterized protein LOC122330473 isoform X2, with translation MERTRLLITLMFFLFYQKSSFGEEVEMKVRPGENITLFCDRSLSLGSFIVWIRNCSHENQPTFIIDSRQWDLEAFQRFSFIHNPYNNSLDLHITNVTVSDLGLYYCAEVENKVNEDNKGIISSSKVYYYGNQTTRLSLESSAPPDCVLCWMLLFSVCPVCVLLSSLLSSICVYCYCSAQTSGSSDLLTADVIKWDLMEKHQCDLRKTGNICLHTEVSYRLLTSEHPYAKM
- the LOC122330473 gene encoding uncharacterized protein LOC122330473 isoform X3, which gives rise to MERTRLLITLMFFLFYQKSSFGEEVEMKVRPGENITLFCDRSLSLGSFIVWIRNCSHENQPTFIIDSRQWDLEAFQRFSFIHNPYNNSLDLHITNVTVSDLGLYYCAEVENKALHLLTVCSAGCCCSVCVRCVFSSPHSCPPSVFTATVQLRPQVLQIYSQQMLLSGI
- the LOC122330624 gene encoding uncharacterized protein LOC122330624 isoform X1, translating into MYVLLFYQKSSFGEEVEMKVRPGENITLFCDRSLSVGSFIVWIRNCSHENQPSLIIDFRQGFRLGLEAFQRFSFIHNPYNNSHGLHITNISISDLGLYYCAEVENKVNKDEKGIISSSEVYYYGFQITRLSMEVCSAPLTSCSEGSAPPDCVLCWMLLFSVCPVCVLLSSLLSSICVYCYCSAQTSGFAEIFAADVIQWDLMEKHQCDLRKTGNICLHTEVSYRLLTSEHPYAKM
- the LOC122330624 gene encoding uncharacterized protein LOC122330624 isoform X2 is translated as MYVLLFYQKSSFGEEVEMKVRPGENITLFCDRSLSVGSFIVWIRNCSHENQPSLIIDFRQGFRLGLEAFQRFSFIHNPYNNSHGLHITNISISDLGLYYCAEVENKALHLLTVCSAGCCCSVCVRCVFSSPHSCPPSVFTATVQLRPQVLQRYLQRMLFSGI